The Mus pahari unplaced genomic scaffold, PAHARI_EIJ_v1.1 scaffold_8165_1, whole genome shotgun sequence genomic interval GTGaaacatacatgtgcattttGAGTCTGTGTCATATTGATCCTTCATATCTCATTTCTAcctcccttcctgctctctggGTCTTTCCAAATTGTCTGTAATTCACATTTGACTCAGGTTCctcattgtttctttatttatatgaaagaaaaataatatatgccTTTGTGAAGATGAATAATTTTCTTAAGGTTTCCTCTGTTTCCATCCACATGTCTACAACATTTTCATAGCAATGACACTTGAAGAACTGTAGGGTCTATGTATGtcaagcaataaaaaaaaaaccaaactggtGCTTGGTAGGTGGTTAATAGCATGTAGTGATCTTGCAAAGGAACTGAGTTTTATTCCAAATAACCGTATTGACTTGCATGTGAATGCCTCTcactacagttccagaggttccaGCACATTTTTCTTGGCTCTGTTGACAGTAGTACTGCATGGTATGGACATACATACGCTTAAGCATGCAGATATAcacaaacttaaaatatttaaatattttcattttttcatttctaaaaagaTGACATGGTTTTTAAcaacagtgactgctcttccagatttCTAGCATTTATTTCCCATTACCCAATGTTAACTGTAAACTATCAGTAACCTCAGTCTGAAGGTATACAAAACATCTTCTAAGATGCAAAACTGGTTTGTAcatgagacacacagacatacatggaagaaaaataacaattcatataaaataagaatattatagacacacactcacacacatacaacctaGATATACTTTCCTGAGACATCAGATAATTCTTAGTCTCACACATGCATTTTTTCATGGTTGCTATAATTTGGCTAATATCTCATAATAATTTGTGGAATATGataattctatatatttttaattgtgctCATTATTGGATAGTAAACTATGTAAATATGGAATAACTTATAATTGACTACTGATGACCCCGTATAATGAAGGAAGCAGTTTTAGGAAGCTTAATATTTTCAAACTACAGTTTTAGCAATGtacaacagataaaagaatgTGCCAAGGTATAAGAAAAGACAGATTAAAAGTGTTCATGGTATACTCGGGGAAAACTATCTCTTAACAAAGCAGGCTAAAAGCAGGGGAAAACTAGGCTTCATATTTCTAATGAGAACAAAGGGACAAAGTATAGGAAAGCatatttctagaaatataaaTACACTTACTTCCCATAGCATTGGATATTTGGAGTAGGTTGTAAAGATGATTAAAATGGAGGAGAATGAATAAGAGGtgacaaacatacacaccacGATGAGGATAGTTTGGGTGGCTTTGTTTTCAGGTGAGACATTTAGAAAGTGCTGAGAAACATGGATATGCTTGACTTTCCTCTTATGTCTGTAGAGGAGACTCACCATGTAAGTACTTGATGAGGCCATTAGACCCAGACACAGTCCATCTGAGAAGCTCAGTAAAAGCATATTCAGTGCAGTTCCCACATTTCCAGAAGCAAACCATGAGCAGTATTCATAACTGATCCTCATACTAACATTTTTGTTGTTCCCCAGGTCTGACACTCTTGCTGGAGTCAAGACACTTACAAAGAGATGCAAAAGCCAGCCTACTGAGCAGGAGTGACAAATGTACTTGGTGGCTTTGTGCTTAATTATCATCTGCCTGGAATTGCCAGGGCTGATTGTGATTGCTTGGAAGCAACTCAGTAGAAATATTGCATAAAGAAACATTCCCCTTGTTATTCGATAAATGTAGTTTATTAATTTACATCCAATATCATCCAGGATATCTTTAAATCCACACGCTGCCCGTGTTTCTGGGGTGCCTCTTGAGATGATAGACAAGAAGATTGCAAAAGTCAAGTGCTCTATAATCAGATCTTTGGACAATAAATGTTTTCTAGtaaatttcaaaatgatataATTAAGTAGTATGGAAGAATTGCCAATCATTCCCACTAGAatctgggagaagagaaaaattcCCATTGTTAAAGTCTTCAGGAACCATTTTAATtcctattaaaaatgtaaataaatttattatgttCATGAGCCCCTAGAAAAACATTATCAGCatgcattattttattattttaggtaaAAGAACATACATATCATAGGTTAAATTTATATAGCTCTCTCACTGAACATCCAAAGGTCTGTTCTTTGTTGAACtaaattttctgtattatttaagtGGAAAGTTTTGTATATGTCTCCTTAAGAACAATGTTTTCACTGGACAAGGTGCCAAGAGATTCAGGGAGACAGACATATAAATTTTAGTctaacatggtctacagagttatGTCCACAGCAGCCACTGCTATATAACACAAAACCCTATTAACAAGCCCCCcaaaatgattaatattttcatttcttttaactaAACACAAGGATTAGGggtcaatttttaaagaaagaattttaaagatatattagtT includes:
- the LOC110314965 gene encoding vomeronasal type-1 receptor 4-like, which translates into the protein MMAPTLTMGIFLFSQILVGMIGNSSILLNYIILKFTRKHLLSKDLIIEHLTFAIFLSIISRGTPETRAACGFKDILDDIGCKLINYIYRITRGMFLYAIFLLSCFQAITISPGNSRQMIIKHKATKYICHSCSVGWLLHLFVSVLTPARVSDLGNNKNVSMRISYEYCSWFASGNVGTALNMLLLSFSDGLCLGLMASSSTYMVSLLYRHKRKVKHIHVSQHFLNVSPENKATQTILIVVCMFVTSYSFSSILIIFTTYSKYPMLWEVSVFIFLEICFPILCPFVLIRNMKPSFPLLLACFVKR